In a single window of the Microbacterium sp. SL75 genome:
- the hrcA gene encoding heat-inducible transcriptional repressor HrcA has translation MVSERGLQVLRAIVQDYVDTREPVGSKAIVDRHAFGVSAATIRNDMALLEDEELIVAPHTSSGRVPTDKGYRVFVDHLAELRPLSGAQRSAITSFLDEAGDLDDLLARTVRALTQLTGQVAIVQYPSFARANVTHVELVALGGPRVLVILVTDTGRVSQRIALVPAEPSEADIVQLRARVGAVLVGRSVADSSHQVQAVLADGPRPGVALDAISDAVLRIVGEELEEFRQDRLVMAGAATLARRESDFRGSIYPLLEAIEEQVTLLRLMSEMVADEKGLSASIGRENEPFGLVEASVLASRYDGSTGGARVGLLGPTRMDYSSNLAAVRAVAHYLTRMLEDDDTSR, from the coding sequence ATGGTGTCGGAACGAGGCCTCCAGGTGCTCCGCGCGATCGTCCAGGATTACGTCGATACGCGCGAACCCGTCGGCAGCAAGGCGATCGTCGACCGCCACGCGTTCGGGGTGTCGGCGGCGACGATCCGCAACGACATGGCATTGCTCGAGGACGAAGAGCTCATCGTCGCCCCGCATACCTCGTCGGGGCGCGTCCCCACCGATAAGGGCTACCGCGTCTTCGTCGATCACCTCGCAGAACTCCGCCCGCTCTCGGGCGCCCAGCGCAGCGCGATCACCTCGTTCCTCGATGAAGCGGGCGATCTCGACGACCTGCTCGCCCGCACCGTCCGCGCGCTCACCCAGCTGACCGGACAAGTCGCGATCGTGCAGTATCCCTCGTTCGCCCGTGCGAACGTGACCCACGTCGAGCTCGTCGCCCTCGGCGGACCGCGCGTGCTGGTGATCCTCGTCACCGACACTGGCCGGGTGTCGCAACGGATCGCTCTCGTGCCCGCCGAGCCGAGCGAGGCAGACATCGTGCAGCTGCGCGCCCGCGTGGGGGCGGTGCTGGTCGGACGCAGCGTCGCCGACAGCTCGCACCAGGTGCAGGCGGTGCTCGCCGACGGACCACGGCCCGGTGTCGCCCTCGACGCGATCTCCGACGCGGTGCTGCGCATCGTGGGCGAAGAGCTGGAGGAGTTCCGCCAGGACCGCCTCGTCATGGCCGGGGCCGCGACGCTCGCCCGGCGCGAGTCCGACTTCCGCGGCAGCATCTACCCGCTGCTCGAGGCCATCGAGGAGCAGGTGACGCTCCTGCGTCTGATGAGCGAGATGGTCGCCGACGAGAAGGGCCTGTCGGCCAGCATCGGCCGCGAGAACGAGCCCTTCGGTCTCGTCGAGGCCTCGGTGCTGGCCAGCCGCTACGACGGCTCGACGGGCGGAGCGCGTGTCGGCCTGCTGGGCCCTACCCGCATGGATTACTCCTCCAATCTCGCGGCGGTCCGAGCCGTCGCGCACTATCTGACCCGGATGCTCGAAGACGACGACACGTCTCGCTGA
- the dnaJ gene encoding molecular chaperone DnaJ, with protein sequence MADHYEVLGVERDASPEDIKKAYRRLARQLHPDVNPGDDASERFKLVTHAYDVLSDPEQRRRYDMGGDQSPFGGGGAAGFGGFSDIFETFFGGGGQGGGGRGPRPRSRRERGQDALVRVTLDLGDVVFGTHRDLEVDTAVLCETCQGACTQPGTSEVTCDICHGSGHVQRTVRSLLGNVVTSAPCSVCQGHGTTIPYPCGTCQGQGRVRARRTVSVDIPAGVESGLRLQLPGSGEVGPAGGPNGDLYLEITVETHESFSREGDDLVATLEVSMPDAILGTNTTIQSLDGSVDLEVRPGVQSGDVLTIKGRGITPLRGSQRGDLRVGVHVVTPTRLDHKERALIEEFAKRTKAPKPRLAEHQQGMFSKFRDRFRH encoded by the coding sequence GTGGCTGACCACTACGAGGTCCTCGGCGTCGAACGCGACGCCAGCCCCGAAGACATCAAGAAGGCGTATCGCCGTCTGGCGCGCCAGCTGCACCCCGATGTGAACCCCGGAGACGACGCCTCAGAGCGCTTCAAGCTCGTCACCCACGCCTACGACGTGCTGAGCGACCCGGAGCAGCGTCGCCGCTACGACATGGGGGGCGACCAGAGCCCCTTCGGCGGCGGGGGAGCGGCCGGCTTCGGAGGCTTCAGCGACATCTTCGAGACGTTCTTCGGTGGCGGCGGTCAGGGCGGCGGCGGCCGCGGACCCCGTCCGCGTTCGCGTCGTGAGCGCGGCCAGGATGCCCTCGTGCGCGTCACCCTCGACCTGGGCGACGTCGTCTTCGGTACCCACCGCGACCTCGAGGTCGACACCGCCGTGCTGTGCGAGACCTGCCAGGGAGCCTGCACGCAGCCCGGCACCAGCGAGGTCACCTGCGACATCTGCCACGGCTCCGGCCACGTGCAGCGCACGGTGCGCAGCCTGCTCGGCAACGTCGTCACCAGCGCTCCCTGCAGTGTCTGCCAGGGTCACGGCACGACCATTCCGTACCCGTGCGGCACCTGTCAGGGGCAGGGGCGCGTGCGCGCCCGCCGCACGGTGTCGGTCGACATCCCCGCCGGTGTGGAGTCGGGCCTGCGCCTGCAGCTGCCCGGCTCCGGCGAGGTCGGGCCCGCGGGCGGTCCCAACGGCGACCTCTATCTCGAGATCACCGTCGAGACGCACGAGTCCTTCAGCCGAGAGGGCGATGATCTGGTCGCGACCCTCGAGGTGTCGATGCCGGATGCCATCCTCGGCACGAACACCACGATCCAGTCCCTCGACGGCAGCGTCGACCTCGAGGTGCGACCGGGCGTGCAATCCGGCGACGTCCTGACCATCAAGGGCCGCGGGATCACGCCGCTGCGGGGGAGCCAGCGCGGAGACCTCCGCGTCGGCGTGCACGTCGTCACCCCCACCCGCCTCGACCACAAGGAGCGCGCCCTCATCGAGGAGTTCGCGAAGCGCACGAAGGCCCCGAAGCCCCGCCTGGCCGAGCACCAGCAGGGCATGTTCAGCAAGTTCCGCGACCGCTTCCGGCACTGA
- a CDS encoding DUF1990 family protein, protein MRRQNFTDDTVDYAAVGATQAHDLMQYPPENSVPAEDAWRIGSGEERFASASELLLSWAPLRAGELSISDVRPASGEGYSGVGFDADGAPVAPSSLEAEQRFAADGTPFVSPGTGIRLHGKVDGHRADAELRVISVFEEPRRVGFILGTVGHSIVSGEELFAVEWRDNDEVWLVVRAFDRPTAPTYRLFTSRVRRRRKALFARYLRAISPLYAS, encoded by the coding sequence ATGCGCAGGCAGAACTTCACCGATGACACGGTCGACTACGCGGCTGTCGGCGCCACCCAGGCGCACGATCTGATGCAGTACCCGCCCGAGAACTCCGTTCCCGCAGAGGACGCGTGGCGCATCGGCAGCGGTGAGGAGCGCTTCGCCTCGGCGAGCGAGCTGCTGCTGTCGTGGGCGCCGCTGCGTGCCGGCGAGCTGAGCATCAGCGATGTGCGCCCGGCATCGGGCGAGGGGTACTCGGGCGTCGGCTTCGACGCCGACGGCGCACCCGTCGCGCCCAGCAGCCTCGAGGCCGAGCAGCGTTTCGCCGCCGACGGCACGCCCTTCGTCAGCCCTGGGACGGGTATCCGCCTGCACGGCAAGGTCGACGGTCACCGCGCCGACGCCGAGCTGCGCGTCATCTCGGTCTTCGAAGAACCGCGCCGCGTCGGGTTCATCCTCGGCACGGTCGGTCACTCGATCGTCAGCGGCGAAGAGCTGTTCGCGGTCGAGTGGCGCGACAACGACGAGGTCTGGCTCGTGGTCCGCGCGTTCGATCGCCCCACCGCTCCCACCTACCGCCTCTTCACCAGCCGCGTGCGTCGCCGCCGCAAGGCGCTGTTCGCCCGGTACCTGCGCGCCATCTCGCCGCTGTACGCGTCCTGA
- a CDS encoding 16S rRNA (uracil(1498)-N(3))-methyltransferase: MALHFVTDDAGSARPGDTVELTGAEAHHASAVRRVRVDEAVTLGDGRGVWLSGIVTAATPKQVDVRVTGRDELPAPTPRFVLVQALAKGDRDELAVQAATELGVDAIVPWQAARSVSRWDSKAEKGLARWRAIVREAAKQAHRAWIPEVRAVARTADLVEAGGTAVILVLEPSASARLTEVTAEASDGREVLLVVGPEGGIAPEELSALVAAGARLVRLGDTVLRTSTAGAAAISVLSAAYGRW, from the coding sequence GTGGCACTGCACTTCGTCACCGACGACGCCGGTTCCGCCCGACCGGGAGACACCGTCGAGCTCACCGGCGCCGAGGCGCACCACGCCTCGGCCGTCCGGCGCGTGCGCGTCGACGAGGCGGTGACGCTCGGCGACGGTCGCGGTGTATGGCTGTCGGGCATCGTGACCGCGGCGACCCCGAAACAGGTCGACGTGCGCGTCACCGGGCGCGACGAGCTGCCCGCGCCCACTCCGCGCTTCGTGCTCGTCCAGGCCCTCGCCAAGGGTGACCGCGACGAACTCGCCGTTCAGGCAGCCACCGAGCTCGGTGTCGATGCGATTGTGCCGTGGCAGGCAGCGCGAAGCGTCTCGCGCTGGGATTCGAAGGCCGAGAAGGGTCTCGCGCGCTGGCGCGCCATCGTCCGTGAAGCGGCGAAGCAGGCTCACCGTGCCTGGATACCCGAGGTCCGGGCGGTTGCGCGCACCGCCGACCTCGTCGAGGCTGGGGGCACCGCTGTGATCCTGGTGCTCGAGCCGTCGGCATCCGCTCGCCTCACCGAGGTGACCGCGGAGGCGTCGGACGGCCGCGAGGTGCTGCTCGTCGTCGGCCCGGAGGGCGGGATCGCGCCCGAGGAGCTCTCAGCGCTCGTGGCGGCCGGCGCGCGGCTCGTACGCCTCGGAGACACGGTGCTGCGGACATCGACCGCGGGGGCTGCGGCGATCTCGGTGCTGTCGGCGGCATACGGGCGCTGGTGA
- a CDS encoding alpha/beta fold hydrolase produces MAVRVVLVHGIRTSSTMWRAQVAYLRDRGTPVTAVDLPGHGTRRGEAFTLDEAFASIDAAVRDAATLGPVLLVGHSMGGLLGIDYVGGEDRPPVAGFVAASCTSIPRGIGLSAYRFFTRRFDSLPDRGLGLTNRVLDRTLPPETRPDFGAGGYAFDAQDTALASLSTLDLLASLRRIDVPLWFVNGQWDQLRMNERLFLAVARHAELVVVPRTTHLVTAMRPRVFNALLEVALTTIEAAT; encoded by the coding sequence GTGGCGGTCCGGGTCGTGCTCGTGCACGGCATCCGCACGTCTTCGACGATGTGGCGCGCACAGGTTGCTTATCTGCGAGACCGAGGTACGCCCGTCACCGCCGTCGACCTCCCCGGGCACGGGACGCGCCGGGGTGAGGCGTTCACCCTCGATGAGGCGTTCGCGTCGATCGACGCAGCGGTACGGGATGCCGCGACGCTCGGCCCCGTGCTGCTGGTGGGGCACTCGATGGGTGGGCTGCTGGGCATCGATTACGTCGGCGGCGAGGATCGGCCTCCGGTGGCGGGGTTCGTGGCGGCGTCTTGCACCTCGATCCCCCGCGGAATCGGGCTGTCTGCCTACCGGTTCTTCACGCGACGCTTCGACAGCCTTCCCGATCGCGGCCTGGGCCTGACGAACCGCGTGCTCGATCGCACGCTCCCTCCGGAGACGCGGCCTGATTTCGGAGCCGGCGGGTACGCCTTCGACGCGCAGGACACGGCCCTGGCGTCGCTTTCGACGCTGGACCTGCTGGCATCCCTCCGCCGGATCGACGTGCCCCTGTGGTTCGTGAACGGGCAATGGGACCAACTGCGGATGAACGAGAGGTTGTTCCTCGCCGTCGCGCGCCACGCGGAGCTCGTCGTGGTCCCGCGCACGACGCACCTCGTCACGGCGATGCGACCACGCGTGTTCAACGCGCTGTTGGAGGTGGCGCTCACCACGATCGAGGCAGCGACCTGA
- a CDS encoding MarR family winged helix-turn-helix transcriptional regulator has translation MAEGTSITARLLSDRLGPLRRAVSRASRSSAALPDIPDAQIEVMRCLSTTGTRTPSELADALGLARSTVSNLLSQMERSELVERRLVSGDGRRTQVGLTPLAAARLRAFDDAATAVLVAALQDLPDGDAAAIAAALPALERLHDRVVDR, from the coding sequence ATGGCTGAGGGCACCTCGATCACCGCGCGACTGCTGAGCGACCGGCTCGGCCCCCTCCGCCGCGCCGTCTCGCGGGCCTCCCGGTCGTCCGCCGCTCTGCCCGACATCCCCGACGCGCAGATCGAGGTCATGCGCTGCCTTTCGACGACCGGCACCCGCACCCCGTCGGAGCTCGCCGACGCGCTCGGTCTCGCGCGCTCGACCGTCAGCAACCTGCTGTCGCAGATGGAGCGGAGCGAACTCGTCGAACGCCGTCTTGTCTCGGGAGACGGGCGCCGCACCCAGGTCGGGCTGACCCCCCTCGCCGCCGCGCGACTGCGCGCCTTCGACGACGCCGCGACCGCGGTGCTCGTCGCCGCGCTTCAGGATCTCCCCGACGGCGATGCCGCGGCCATCGCCGCAGCCCTCCCCGCACTCGAACGCCTGCACGACCGCGTCGTCGACCGGTGA
- a CDS encoding alpha/beta fold hydrolase → MAADPRLTPLSLSHGGRTLRGWQWEPVAGASADAPRVLLVHGFSADATGGHQLFVQTARHLVDRGAVVRSYSRLGQGVSDGEFADITIGDEIHQVVGMIRAFAVEGPVDVVAHSLGAVESALAAAHVPELVRTLTLWSPAGVVVDDITVHDAIQGQPLAPAREQGWFDFGGMPLGMAFIDEVTAGLDVYGPVAQYTGPADVVHGTQDMIVPVEYGTRYADLLPGASLTVVDGADHGWSATPWRRRLLEILDARIASAA, encoded by the coding sequence ATGGCCGCCGACCCGCGACTCACGCCCCTCAGCCTCTCCCACGGCGGTCGCACTCTGCGCGGATGGCAGTGGGAGCCCGTCGCCGGCGCCTCCGCCGACGCGCCGCGAGTGCTCCTGGTTCACGGCTTCAGTGCCGACGCGACGGGCGGGCACCAGCTGTTCGTGCAGACGGCGCGTCACCTCGTCGATCGTGGCGCCGTGGTTCGCAGCTACAGCCGGCTCGGCCAGGGCGTGAGCGACGGCGAGTTCGCCGACATCACGATCGGCGACGAGATCCATCAGGTGGTCGGCATGATCCGTGCCTTCGCCGTCGAGGGGCCCGTCGATGTCGTGGCGCACAGCCTCGGCGCGGTGGAGTCCGCTCTCGCCGCGGCTCACGTGCCCGAGCTGGTTCGCACGTTGACGCTGTGGTCTCCGGCGGGTGTCGTCGTCGACGACATCACGGTGCACGACGCCATCCAGGGCCAGCCCCTCGCGCCGGCTCGCGAACAGGGCTGGTTCGATTTCGGGGGGATGCCGCTGGGCATGGCGTTCATCGACGAGGTGACCGCGGGGCTCGACGTGTACGGCCCGGTCGCGCAGTACACCGGTCCCGCGGATGTCGTACACGGAACGCAGGACATGATCGTGCCGGTGGAATACGGCACGCGATACGCGGATCTGCTGCCGGGCGCGTCGCTCACCGTCGTGGACGGCGCGGACCACGGGTGGTCGGCGACTCCGTGGCGTCGGCGTCTGCTCGAGATCCTCGATGCGCGGATAGCATCTGCGGCCTGA
- the rpsT gene encoding 30S ribosomal protein S20 — translation MANIKSQIKRNKTNEKARERNKAVKSELRTHVRRTNEAVVAGDKEAALKALATATKKLDKAVSKGVIHQNQAANRKSAIAKSVAAL, via the coding sequence GTGGCGAACATCAAGTCGCAGATCAAGCGCAACAAGACCAACGAGAAGGCGCGCGAGCGCAACAAGGCCGTCAAGAGCGAACTCCGCACGCACGTGCGTCGCACCAACGAGGCCGTCGTCGCCGGTGACAAGGAAGCTGCCCTCAAGGCGCTCGCCACCGCGACCAAGAAGCTCGACAAGGCCGTGAGCAAGGGTGTCATCCACCAGAACCAGGCCGCGAACCGCAAGTCGGCCATCGCGAAGTCGGTCGCCGCTCTCTGA
- the hemW gene encoding radical SAM family heme chaperone HemW encodes MGGPLPLGDPAPVDGHLPADLDIDPAADFGVYLHVPFCRVRCGYCDFNTYTASELRGARQDDFADTLAAEVRLAGGVMDAAGGRRPASTVFFGGGTPTLLPPGDLARMLAAVRDEFGIDAAAEVTVEANPDTVDDAVARTLADAGVTRLSIGMQSARPHVLAVLDRTHDPLNVATAVAAARRAGLDVSVDLIYGAPGESLDDWRASLEAAIALEPDHISAYALIVEDGTKLARQIRSGDVAMPDDDLQADMYELADELLGAAGFDWYEVSNWSRGVSHRSRHNLAYWRGSDWWGFGPGAHSHVGGLRWWNVKHPAAYAQRLAALESPAAARERPDETARRLESVLLRSRIREGLAVSEILGEGRKAVASLIADGLIEGRDAVRGRIVLTLRGRLLADAVVRALTV; translated from the coding sequence ATGGGCGGTCCCCTCCCGCTCGGAGACCCCGCCCCCGTCGACGGACACCTGCCGGCCGACCTCGACATCGACCCGGCGGCCGATTTCGGCGTGTACCTGCACGTTCCCTTCTGCCGGGTGCGCTGCGGCTACTGCGATTTCAACACGTACACCGCGAGTGAGCTGCGCGGCGCCCGGCAAGACGACTTCGCCGACACGCTCGCCGCCGAAGTACGCCTGGCGGGGGGAGTGATGGATGCCGCGGGCGGACGCCGCCCGGCATCCACCGTGTTCTTCGGAGGAGGAACGCCCACGCTTCTGCCGCCGGGGGATCTGGCGCGGATGCTCGCAGCGGTGCGCGACGAGTTCGGGATCGACGCCGCTGCCGAGGTCACCGTCGAGGCGAACCCCGACACGGTCGACGACGCCGTCGCGCGCACGCTCGCCGACGCCGGAGTCACCCGCCTGTCGATCGGCATGCAGTCGGCGCGGCCGCACGTGCTCGCGGTCCTCGACCGCACGCACGACCCCCTGAACGTCGCCACCGCCGTGGCCGCAGCTCGCCGGGCCGGCCTCGACGTGTCGGTCGACCTCATCTACGGGGCGCCGGGGGAGTCGCTCGACGACTGGCGTGCGTCGCTCGAGGCTGCCATCGCGCTCGAACCCGACCACATCTCGGCGTACGCGCTGATCGTCGAAGACGGCACGAAGCTCGCGCGCCAGATCCGCTCGGGCGACGTGGCCATGCCCGACGACGATCTGCAGGCCGACATGTACGAGCTGGCCGACGAGCTGCTCGGTGCCGCCGGGTTCGACTGGTACGAGGTGTCGAACTGGTCGCGGGGCGTCTCGCACCGCTCGCGGCACAACCTCGCCTACTGGCGCGGGAGCGACTGGTGGGGGTTCGGCCCCGGTGCGCACAGTCACGTCGGCGGCCTGCGCTGGTGGAACGTGAAGCACCCCGCGGCGTACGCGCAGCGCCTGGCCGCGCTCGAGTCTCCGGCCGCGGCGCGGGAACGCCCCGACGAGACGGCGCGCCGACTCGAATCGGTGCTGCTGCGCAGCCGTATCCGCGAGGGGCTGGCGGTCTCGGAGATCCTCGGCGAAGGGCGTAAGGCGGTGGCATCCCTCATCGCCGACGGCCTGATCGAGGGCCGGGATGCGGTGAGGGGACGCATCGTGCTGACCCTGCGCGGGCGCCTGCTGGCGGATGCCGTGGTGCGAGCGCTCACGGTCTGA
- a CDS encoding phenolic acid decarboxylase, whose amino-acid sequence MDITTTVAHPEPTQDLSGIVGHRFIYTYANGWQYEMYAKNATTIDYRIHSGHVGGRWVKDQTVDLVALAPGVYKVSWNEPTGTSVVVNVLPASRVLHGTIFFPRWIELDGHKTVLFQNDHLDDMQRYRDEGPTYPIYVVPEFAHITLFEHVGENDETVIDTAPGDLPAGWSERTN is encoded by the coding sequence ATGGATATCACCACCACCGTCGCCCACCCCGAGCCGACCCAGGATCTTTCCGGCATCGTCGGCCACCGCTTCATCTACACCTACGCCAACGGCTGGCAGTACGAGATGTACGCCAAGAACGCCACGACGATCGACTACCGCATCCACAGCGGCCACGTCGGCGGTCGCTGGGTGAAGGATCAGACGGTGGACCTCGTCGCTCTCGCGCCGGGTGTCTACAAGGTCTCGTGGAACGAGCCGACGGGTACGAGCGTCGTCGTGAACGTGCTCCCCGCGTCTCGAGTGCTGCACGGCACCATCTTCTTCCCGCGCTGGATCGAGCTCGACGGGCACAAGACCGTGCTCTTCCAGAACGACCACCTCGACGACATGCAGCGCTACCGCGACGAGGGTCCTACCTACCCGATCTACGTCGTTCCGGAGTTCGCCCACATCACGCTCTTCGAACACGTCGGCGAGAACGACGAGACCGTGATCGACACCGCCCCCGGCGACCTGCCCGCCGGCTGGTCGGAGCGGACGAACTGA
- the holA gene encoding DNA polymerase III subunit delta, with translation MTPAPRRSAPAKAKSAIPQVSWRSPQPAPLVLVSGPEEVCAERAIAGIRSMLKSEDPSLEVTDIRADDYAAGTLLSVTSPSLFGEPRLVRVSGVEKCSDTFLTEAVSYLAHPQEGATVVLRHTGASVRGKKLLDGIRAGQGSGIEIACPAVKRDSDRFDFAVGEFKAAQKRIAPVALRSLVSAFADDLTELAAACQQLISDVPGDIDERTVERYYGGRVETSAFTVADTAIAGQYGPALLALRHALASGADPVPLVAAVAMKLRTMARVAGTRESSSMLAQRLGMKDWQVDRARRDLVGWTGNTLGMAIHATARADAEVKGASRDPVFALERMITIIATRAPYGG, from the coding sequence GTGACCCCGGCTCCCCGACGCTCCGCGCCTGCCAAGGCGAAGTCGGCCATTCCGCAGGTGTCGTGGCGGTCTCCCCAGCCCGCGCCCCTCGTCCTGGTCTCCGGCCCCGAAGAGGTCTGCGCCGAGCGCGCGATCGCTGGCATTCGATCGATGTTGAAGAGCGAAGACCCGAGCCTCGAGGTCACCGACATCCGCGCCGACGACTACGCCGCCGGCACCCTGCTCAGCGTCACGTCGCCCTCGCTGTTTGGCGAACCCCGCCTCGTGCGGGTCAGCGGCGTCGAGAAATGCAGCGACACCTTCCTCACCGAGGCGGTGTCGTACCTCGCCCACCCGCAAGAGGGTGCCACGGTCGTCCTTCGTCACACGGGAGCCAGCGTTCGCGGCAAGAAGCTGCTCGACGGCATCCGCGCCGGTCAGGGCAGCGGCATCGAGATCGCCTGCCCCGCGGTCAAGCGCGACTCGGATCGCTTCGACTTCGCGGTCGGCGAGTTCAAGGCCGCGCAGAAGCGTATCGCCCCGGTCGCCCTCCGCTCGCTCGTTTCCGCGTTCGCCGACGACCTCACCGAGCTCGCCGCCGCCTGCCAGCAGCTCATCTCCGACGTCCCCGGCGACATCGACGAGCGCACGGTCGAGCGCTACTACGGGGGGCGCGTCGAGACCTCGGCCTTCACCGTGGCCGACACCGCCATCGCCGGGCAGTACGGGCCCGCTCTTCTCGCGCTGCGGCACGCGCTGGCATCCGGAGCCGATCCCGTGCCCCTCGTCGCCGCCGTCGCCATGAAGCTGCGCACCATGGCCCGTGTCGCGGGAACCCGGGAGTCGTCGTCGATGCTCGCGCAGCGCCTCGGCATGAAGGACTGGCAGGTCGACCGCGCCCGCCGCGACCTCGTCGGGTGGACCGGCAACACGCTGGGCATGGCGATCCATGCCACCGCACGCGCCGACGCCGAGGTCAAGGGCGCATCGCGAGACCCCGTCTTCGCTCTCGAGCGCATGATCACGATCATCGCGACACGGGCACCCTACGGCGGCTGA
- the lepA gene encoding translation elongation factor 4: MSPRALKPLEPSATPPEQIRNFCIIAHIDHGKSTLADRMLQITGVVSDRDMRAQYLDRMDIERERGITIKSQAVRMPWSTTDGTFALNMIDTPGHVDFTYEVSRSLAACEGAILLVDAAQGIEAQTLANLYLALENDLTIIPVLNKIDLPAADPDKYAAELAGLIGGDPADVLRVSGKTGMGVEELLDLIVEKIPAPVGKADAPARAMIFDSVYDAYRGVVTYVRMIDGSLQPRERLQMMSTGATHEALEIGVSSPEPVPTKGLGVGEVGYLITGVKDVRQSKVGDTITTHRKPATDALPGYTDPKPMVFSGIYPIDGSDYAELREALDKLKLSDASLQYEPETSVALGFGFRCGFLGLLHLEIITERLSREFGLDLITTAPSVTYEVTTDTGETVSVTNPSEYPDGRVASVSEPIVKVGILLPKDYVGTVMELCQTRRGTLLGMEYLSEDRVELRYHMPLGEIVFDFFDHLKSRTQGYASLDYEPAGQQTADLVKVDILLQGDKVDAFSSIVHREKAYAYGTLMAERLRKLIPRQQFEVPIQAAIGARIIARETIRAIRKDVLAKCYGGDITRKRKLLEKQKEGKKRMKMVGRVEVPQEAFIAALSGDVETKK; the protein is encoded by the coding sequence ATGTCACCGCGCGCCCTGAAGCCCCTCGAGCCGTCTGCCACTCCGCCGGAGCAGATCCGCAACTTCTGCATCATCGCTCACATCGACCACGGCAAGTCGACGTTGGCTGACCGCATGCTGCAGATCACCGGCGTGGTCAGCGACCGCGATATGCGGGCCCAGTACCTCGACCGCATGGACATCGAGCGCGAGCGCGGCATCACGATCAAGTCGCAGGCCGTGCGCATGCCGTGGTCGACCACCGACGGCACCTTCGCCCTCAACATGATCGACACGCCCGGGCACGTCGACTTCACCTACGAGGTCAGTCGGTCTCTCGCCGCCTGCGAGGGCGCGATCCTGCTGGTCGACGCCGCTCAGGGCATCGAGGCTCAGACGCTGGCCAACCTGTATCTGGCGCTCGAGAACGACCTGACGATCATCCCGGTGCTGAACAAGATCGACCTGCCCGCGGCCGACCCCGACAAGTACGCCGCCGAGCTCGCAGGCCTCATCGGCGGCGACCCTGCCGACGTGCTGCGCGTCAGCGGGAAGACCGGCATGGGCGTCGAGGAGCTGCTCGATCTGATCGTCGAGAAGATCCCGGCCCCGGTCGGCAAGGCCGACGCCCCGGCACGCGCGATGATCTTCGACTCGGTCTACGACGCCTACCGCGGCGTCGTCACCTACGTGCGCATGATCGACGGTTCGCTGCAGCCGCGCGAACGACTGCAGATGATGTCGACCGGCGCGACACACGAGGCCCTCGAGATCGGCGTGTCCAGCCCCGAGCCGGTGCCCACCAAGGGGCTCGGCGTCGGCGAGGTCGGTTACCTCATCACGGGCGTGAAGGACGTACGTCAGTCCAAGGTGGGCGATACGATCACGACGCACCGCAAGCCCGCCACCGATGCGCTCCCCGGCTACACCGATCCGAAGCCCATGGTCTTCTCGGGCATCTACCCGATCGACGGCAGCGACTACGCCGAGCTGCGCGAGGCGCTCGACAAGCTGAAGCTCTCCGACGCCTCGCTGCAGTACGAGCCCGAGACGTCCGTCGCTCTCGGCTTCGGCTTCCGCTGCGGATTCCTGGGCCTCCTGCACCTCGAGATCATCACCGAGCGTCTCTCGCGCGAGTTCGGGCTCGACCTGATCACCACCGCGCCGTCGGTGACGTACGAGGTCACCACCGACACCGGTGAGACCGTGTCGGTCACCAACCCCAGCGAGTACCCCGACGGGCGCGTCGCCTCGGTCTCGGAGCCGATCGTCAAGGTCGGCATCCTGCTTCCAAAGGATTACGTCGGCACCGTCATGGAGCTCTGCCAGACGCGCCGCGGCACCCTGCTCGGCATGGAGTACCTCAGCGAGGACCGCGTCGAGCTGCGCTACCACATGCCCCTCGGCGAGATCGTGTTCGACTTCTTCGACCACCTCAAGTCGCGCACCCAGGGTTACGCGAGCCTCGACTACGAACCGGCCGGTCAGCAGACCGCCGACCTGGTCAAGGTCGACATCCTGCTGCAGGGCGACAAGGTCGACGCGTTCAGCTCGATCGTGCACCGCGAGAAGGCCTATGCGTACGGCACGCTCATGGCCGAGCGCCTGCGCAAACTCATCCCTCGCCAGCAGTTCGAGGTGCCCATCCAGGCCGCGATCGGTGCGCGCATCATCGCGCGCGAAACGATCCGCGCCATCCGCAAAGACGTCCTGGCCAAGTGCTACGGCGGTGACATCACCCGAAAGCGCAAGCTCCTCGAAAAGCAGAAAGAGGGCAAGAAGCGCATGAAGATGGTGGGCCGCGTCGAGGTTCCGCAGGAGGCGTTCATCGCCGCCCTGTCGGGCGACGTCGAGACCAAGAAGTAA